CGCTTCCTGATGCTACTTTGAGCGCCATTGCCAAGCAAGTGGCCGAGCGGCGCGAGCACAAACGTTACCAGCTTGAACTGATGACTCATTATGCCGAGACCGGGGCGTGCCGCCGCCAGACTCTGCTCCGCCACTTTGGCGACTCCGGGGACGCCGCCGCGCCGGCGTGTTGCGACAACTGCCTCTCTCGCGCCGAAACCGCCGAGGCCGCCCCGGCCCGCCCGGCGCAATCGCAGGCCGAGCGGGCGGCGCTGATCGTCCTCGACACGATTGCCACTTTGAAATGGGACGTTGGCAAAGGCAAGCTGGCGCAAGTCCTCAAAGGCGATTTGAAAATAGAGTCGGCCCGACCGGAGTACAAAGCCAACCGCAACTTCGGAAAATTCACCGCCCTCAAGTTGAAAGAGATCGAATCGCTGATCAGCCAACTGCTGGAATCGGGCTACGTCAAACAAGTGGGCGGTGATCGGCCTACGCTCAAACTCACGGCTCGCGGCGAGTCGGCCCTCAAAGCCAAAGCGGCCATTGACGTTGAACTGCGCCCGGTGCAGGCCGTGGAAGCGCAGAGGCAAAAAGCCAAAACCGAGGCTGGCGGCACGGTGGCCCTCAGCGGCCAACTGCTGGCGCGCGGCCTCAGCCCGGAGCAAATCGCCGCCGAGCGCGGCCTCACCGTCGGCACGGTCTATTCGCATCTCGGCGCGCTCATCGCCGCCGGGCAGGTGGATGTGAACGCCGTCGTCCCCGCCGACATCCAGAAGCAAATTCGTTCGGTGATCGAAACCGTCGGTTCGGTGCAACAACTTTCGGCGCTCAAAGCTCATTTGCCCGACACGATTGACTACGGCCAGATTAGGTGTGTGGTGAATGCGTGGTTGAGAGAACACGAACCGTCTGCCGCCGCCCCGACCCCTCAAACATCGGCGGCTAGCGCGGACGGCGGCGGTCTCTTTGAGCGCCTGCGCGCCTGGCGGCTGGAGAAAGCCCGCGCCCTCAAGATGCCGCCTTACGTCATCTTCTGGGATCAGACGTTACATGCCATCGTCGCCGCGCGCCCAAAATCTCTCAAAGAGCTGGAAGCCGTGCGCGGCGTCGGTCAGACAAAGGCCGAACAATACGGCGAAGAAGTGTTGTCGCTCATCCGATCTGGCCCTTGACTCGATCCCGCTTTTCCGTAAAATCTAGCGCGGTCAACATGAACACTCGATTACGACATCACTTCACGCTCACTTTGCCGGACAATTTGCCCGGCAGTGAGCGTTTCGTTTTTTTCGCCAATGTTTATATTTGAAATTGAGAGAGCCGAAAGGCTCTCTTTTTTTGCCTGTTGCCGATTGAACCGCGAAGTCGCAAAGTGCGCAAAGAATCTTCTCTTCACACAATTACCTTCGCGTCCGCCTGCCCCACTTCTCTTTGCGGGGTCGCGCCTTCGTGGTGAAAGAAAATGACCCTGCTCAAACTTCCCCCTCTCTGCGACCCGCACGTTCACATCCGCGATCTGGCCCAAGCCCACAAAGAGGATTGGGACAGCGGCACTGCCGCCGCGCTGGCCGGCGGCTACACCTGCGTGCTGGCCATGCCCAACACCGATCCGCCCGTCACCGATTCCGACTCGTTGGTGCAATATCAGGCCGCCGCGCGCGCCCGCGCGCGTTGCGACTACGGGCTCTACCTCGGCGCGGGCGACGTCAACACTGAAACTGCCGCCGGGCTTGCGCCGCAAACATGCGGCCTCAAGATGTATCTCGACCAAACCTTCGGCCCGCTTCGCATAGACGACCTCGGCTCGCTGATGGCGCACATGGAACGCTGGCCTGCTAACAAACCGCTGGCCGTTCACGCGGAGGGGCGAACAGTAGCCGCCGCCATTCTCGTCGCTCAACTCGCCGGGCGCGCCGTCCACATTTGCCACGTCAGCCGCAAAGACGAGATCGAACTGATCCACGCCGCCAAAGATCGCGGCCTCGACGTGACGTGTGAAGTGACACCGCATCACCTCTTCCTCACTGCTGAAAGCGCGGAGGCAATGGGCTTGCGCGGCGGCTATGCCGAAGTCCGCCCGCGCCTCGCGCTCGACTCAGATCGCCTCGCGCTCTGGCAACACCTGGCCGCGATTGACTGCTTCGCCACCGACCACGCGCCGCACACCCGCGCCGAAAAAGAATCCGCCAACCCGCCTCCCGGTTTCCCCGGCCTCGAAACCGCATTGGCTTTGTTGCTCGGCGCGGTTCATGATGGTCGCCTCACGCTCGACGACATCTCTCTGCGAACGCACACCAACGTCAAACGAATCTTCCACCTGCCCGATCAACCTGACACTTACATCGAAGTTGACCCCGACCTCGAATGGCTCGTGCGCCCTGAAGAACTGTTCACCCGTTGCCACTGGAGTCCGTGGGAAGGCCAAACGCTTCGTGGCCGCGTCGTTCGCACCGTCCTGCGCGGCCAGGTCGCATACGAGCATGGCAACGTCCTCGCTCAACCCGGAATAGGCAAAGACATCACACAAAATCCCAAATCCCAACAACCAAAACCCCAATCCGATAAATCCGTTCAATCCGTTGACCCAAAAGGAGAAAACAAATGACCACTTTCATCCCCGCCAACGTCCGCCGCACCGTCAGCCCGCACTTGCCCTTCGGCGAAATGCGCGGCGGCAAGTTCTACATGCAAGACATCCTGTCCATCAAACAATTTGATCGCGCCGACATCGAAATGATTTTTGGCGTCGCCGAAGAAATGCGGGCCATGGCCGAGCGCGTTGGCGCCTTCGACCTGCTCAAAGGCAAACTCATCGCCAACCTGTTCTACGAGCCGTCCACCCGCACCTCGTCGTCGTTCGCCGCCGCCATCCAGCGCCTCGGCGGCAGCCTCATTCAGATTAACGACGTAAAATACTCGTCGGTCTCCAAAGGCGAATCACTGCCCGACACGGTGCGCACCCTCGAAGCCTACGTGGACGCCATCGTCCTCCGCCACCCCGAGACTGGTTCAGCCGCCATTGCCGCCGAAGCGGCCCGCAAGCCCATCATCAACGCCGGCGACGGGATCGGCGAACACCCCACCCAGGCCCTGCTCGACCTCTTCACCATCCTCGAAGAGTTGGGCCGCCTCGACGGTCTCACCGTCACCATGCTGGGCGACCTCAGGTTTGGCCGCACCGTCCACTCGCTGGCCCGCCTGCTCGCCCTCTTCGGCGCGAAACTGCATTACATCTCGCCCGACATTTTGCGGATGCCGCCGGAGATCATCGCCGAGCTAAACGAGAAAGGCGTCTCGCAAGCCGAGCACCGCGAACTCGACGGCCACTTGCGCGAGACCGACGTGCTGTACGTCACCCGGGTGCAAAAAGAGCGCTTCGAGAATTTGGACGAGTACGAGATGGTGAAAGGCGCTTACGTGATCACACCTGATACAATGAAAACGGCGAAGGATCACATGGTGCTCATGCACCCGCTCCCGCGCGTCGGCGAAATTTCAACCGACGTGGATAGCGACCCCCGCGCCGCCTACTTCCGCCAGGTGCAGTACGGCATGTACGTGCGAATGGCCCTGCTGGCATTGGTGTTAGGCAAAGCCTGACAAGATGAAAGGATGACACGATGACAAGGCGATCACCTTGTCACCTTGTCATCCTGCCATCTTGTCAATCCCATCATGAACTTCTTCGACTTTCTCACCACCCGCGCCCGCGCCGCCGACTCGTTGTTGTGCGTTGGACTCGATCCGCGAACTGACTCGGCCTCTGCCGCACGCGAGATGTGTTTTCGGTTGATTGATGCGACCGCGCCCTTCGCCGCCGCCTTCAAACCCAATGCCGCCTTCTTCGAGGCCCTCGGCCCGCAAGGCTGGGTTGCGCTCAAAGAGGTAATCGCCCACGTGCCGCCGGACATCCCGGTAATCCTCGACGCCAAACGCGGCGACATCGCCGACACCGCCGAAGCCTACGCCCGCTCGACGTTCGACGAACTGGGCGCGCACGCCATCACCGCCAACCCATATCTTGGCCGCGACTCGCTCGCGCCCTTCCTCAGCCGCCCGGATCGCGGCGTGTTCGTGCTATGCAAAACGTCGAACCCTGGCGCGGACGAAATTCAATCGTTGCCCGTTGTAGGGGCAATTCATGAATTGCCCCTACGGTTGTATGAATATGTTGCAGAACGCGCGCAACAATGGAACGCGAACGGCAACGTCGGCCTCGTCGTCGGGGCCACCGACTCTGAAGCCCTGGCTCGCGTTCGCGCTCTTGCTCCCGGCCTGTGGTTCCTCGTCCCCGGCGTGGGCGCGCAGGGCGGCGACCTTGAAGCGGCATTGAAGGCCGGCCTGCGCGTTGACGGGCTGGGGATGTTGATCAACGCCTCACGAGCAGTGGCGGCGGCCCCTGACCCTGCCCAGGCCGCTCAACATTTTCGCGATCACATCAATACACTCCGTCGAACGATCACCGTGTCACCCTCTCACCCTGTCATCTTGTCCTCTCTTGCATCCGACCTTATCTCGTCCCAATGCATCCGCTTCGGCCAATTCACCCTCAAGTCGGGCCAAACGTCGCCGATCTATTTGGACTTGCGGCGGCTGGTGTCACACCCGGCGATCTTGCGGCGAGCGGCGCAGGCCTACACCAAGATTTTACGCGGACTGGAGTTTGATCGTTTAGTTGGAATTCCGTATGCTGCCCTGCCGATTGCGACGGCGATTGCTCTAGAGATGGGGCGACCGCTGATCTACCCGCGCCGCGAGGTGAAAGAATACGGCACGAAGGCCGGCATCGAGGGCGACTTCAACGCCGGCGAAACCGCCGTGGTGATTGACGACCTGGCGACGACGGGCGAGACGAAGATTGAGACAATCCAGCGGCTTGAGGCCGCCGGGCTGAAGGTGCGCGACATCGTGGTGCTAATTGACCGCGAGCAGGGCGCGGGTAGCTACCTCAAAGCGCGCGGCTACAACTATCACGCCGTTGCCGGCCTGCGAAGCTTGCTCGACGAGTGGAGGCGGAGCGGGGCGATTAGCGAAGCGCAGTTTGAGGAGGCAAAGGCGTTTCTCAAACAATAACAGCGGATCGGCGGAATTTAACGGATCGAGCCTTTAAATTCCGCCGATCCGTGTTCTGAGATAGAATACAGCCATCCCAATTCTGGAGCAATTTCCATGCACGTCAACCCCGGCATCTTCAAAGCCTACGACATTCGCGGCATCTACCCCGCCGACCTCGACGAGCAGGCCGCCTATTTTATCGGTCGCGCCTTCGCCACATTTCTCAGCGCCGACAAAGTTGTCGTCGGGCGCGATATGCGCCTCTCCGGGCCGTCGCTCTTCGCCGAAGTCACCCGCGGTCTCACCGACCAGGGCGCGGACGTGCTGGACATCGGCATGGTCAGCACCGACCAGTATTACTTTGCCTGCGCCAAACTCGGTCTGCCGGGCATGATGGTCACCGCCTCGCACAACCCCAAAGCCTACAACGGCTTCAAAATGGTGAAGAAGATGCCGTACCTCCTCAGCGGCGACGCCGGCATTCAGGATTTGCGCAAGCTGGTGGAGAGCGAGGCCTTCCCGGCCCCGGCTCGCAAGGGGCAGATCATTCCCCAGGATTTCAAAGAGGAGTTTGTGCAGAAGGTGCTGTCCATCATTGACGTA
The Chloroflexota bacterium DNA segment above includes these coding regions:
- the pyrB gene encoding aspartate carbamoyltransferase yields the protein MRGGKFYMQDILSIKQFDRADIEMIFGVAEEMRAMAERVGAFDLLKGKLIANLFYEPSTRTSSSFAAAIQRLGGSLIQINDVKYSSVSKGESLPDTVRTLEAYVDAIVLRHPETGSAAIAAEAARKPIINAGDGIGEHPTQALLDLFTILEELGRLDGLTVTMLGDLRFGRTVHSLARLLALFGAKLHYISPDILRMPPEIIAELNEKGVSQAEHRELDGHLRETDVLYVTRVQKERFENLDEYEMVKGAYVITPDTMKTAKDHMVLMHPLPRVGEISTDVDSDPRAAYFRQVQYGMYVRMALLALVLGKA
- the pyrF gene encoding orotidine-5'-phosphate decarboxylase codes for the protein MNFFDFLTTRARAADSLLCVGLDPRTDSASAAREMCFRLIDATAPFAAAFKPNAAFFEALGPQGWVALKEVIAHVPPDIPVILDAKRGDIADTAEAYARSTFDELGAHAITANPYLGRDSLAPFLSRPDRGVFVLCKTSNPGADEIQSLPVVGAIHELPLRLYEYVAERAQQWNANGNVGLVVGATDSEALARVRALAPGLWFLVPGVGAQGGDLEAALKAGLRVDGLGMLINASRAVAAAPDPAQAAQHFRDHINTLRRTITVSPSHPVILSSLASDLISSQCIRFGQFTLKSGQTSPIYLDLRRLVSHPAILRRAAQAYTKILRGLEFDRLVGIPYAALPIATAIALEMGRPLIYPRREVKEYGTKAGIEGDFNAGETAVVIDDLATTGETKIETIQRLEAAGLKVRDIVVLIDREQGAGSYLKARGYNYHAVAGLRSLLDEWRRSGAISEAQFEEAKAFLKQ
- a CDS encoding dihydroorotase (catalyzes the formation of N-carbamoyl-L-aspartate from (S)-dihydroorotate in pyrimidine biosynthesis): MTLLKLPPLCDPHVHIRDLAQAHKEDWDSGTAAALAGGYTCVLAMPNTDPPVTDSDSLVQYQAAARARARCDYGLYLGAGDVNTETAAGLAPQTCGLKMYLDQTFGPLRIDDLGSLMAHMERWPANKPLAVHAEGRTVAAAILVAQLAGRAVHICHVSRKDEIELIHAAKDRGLDVTCEVTPHHLFLTAESAEAMGLRGGYAEVRPRLALDSDRLALWQHLAAIDCFATDHAPHTRAEKESANPPPGFPGLETALALLLGAVHDGRLTLDDISLRTHTNVKRIFHLPDQPDTYIEVDPDLEWLVRPEELFTRCHWSPWEGQTLRGRVVRTVLRGQVAYEHGNVLAQPGIGKDITQNPKSQQPKPQSDKSVQSVDPKGENK